A DNA window from Bacteroides cellulosilyticus contains the following coding sequences:
- a CDS encoding flavin reductase, whose protein sequence is MKTSILLPVISLFLFLASCTNPSDKKVNDQTSESSGSGVTSTDWQSRYDKLEASDLPDNVIQLIGKEWMLVTAGDESSYNTMTASWGGVGYIWERPATFIFIRDTRYTYQFLQQHESFTLSFFNEKYRNALRICGTMSGRNTDKVKEAGLTPMETPSGLMSFEEARMIIECKKMFVQELDYANLTEPYKSKIMEEAYKNESSKHQMFISEIVNIWIKK, encoded by the coding sequence ATGAAAACATCGATTTTATTACCAGTAATCAGTCTTTTCTTATTCCTTGCATCTTGCACGAATCCCAGTGATAAGAAAGTAAATGATCAAACTTCCGAATCCTCCGGAAGTGGTGTAACCTCTACTGATTGGCAATCTCGTTACGATAAACTTGAAGCCTCCGATTTGCCCGACAATGTGATTCAACTGATCGGTAAAGAGTGGATGCTTGTGACGGCAGGCGATGAAAGCTCCTATAATACAATGACTGCCAGTTGGGGTGGTGTGGGATACATTTGGGAGCGTCCTGCTACTTTTATTTTTATACGCGATACCCGCTATACTTATCAATTCCTCCAACAGCATGAGAGTTTCACCCTCAGCTTCTTTAATGAAAAATATCGCAATGCCCTGCGTATATGCGGTACGATGTCAGGAAGGAATACGGATAAGGTGAAAGAAGCCGGGCTTACTCCTATGGAAACTCCTTCAGGATTAATGAGCTTTGAAGAAGCACGAATGATTATTGAGTGCAAGAAGATGTTTGTTCAGGAGTTGGACTATGCCAACCTGACCGAACCTTATAAATCAAAAATCATGGAAGAAGCTTATAAAAACGAATCTTCCAAACATCAAATGTTTATCTCAGAAATCGTCAATATTTGGATTAAGAAATAA
- a CDS encoding glutamine synthetase family protein, translating into MNHELSMSANQLVAALQKPASEFTKADIISYIKENDIRMVNFMYPAADGRLKTLNFVINDAAYLDAILTCGERVDGSSLFPFIEAGSSDLYVVPRFCTAFIDPFAETTTLSMLCSYFNKDGELLESSPEYTLRKACKAFTDVTGMEFQAMGELEYYVISEDSGLFPATDQRGYHESAPYAKFNDFRTDCMLHIAKAGGQIKYGHSEVGNFTLDGKIYEQNEIEFLPVRADLAADQLMIAKWVIRNLAYQYGYDITFAPKITAGKAGSGLHIHMRIMKDGQNQMLKDGVLSETARKAIAGMMELAPSITAFGNTNPTSYFRLVPHQEAPTNICWGDRNRSVLVRVPLGWSAKTDMCMLANPLEAPSHYDTTQKQTVEMRSPDGSADLYQLIAGLAVACRHGFEIENALEIAEKTYVNVNIHKKENEDKLKQLAQLPDSCAASADCLEKQRAIFEQYHVFSPAMVDGIISKLRSYEDRTLRSEVRDNQEEMLKLVNKYFHCG; encoded by the coding sequence ATGAATCATGAACTATCGATGAGCGCCAACCAACTGGTGGCTGCTCTTCAAAAGCCGGCTTCCGAATTTACAAAAGCAGACATTATTTCTTATATCAAGGAGAACGATATTCGCATGGTGAACTTCATGTATCCCGCTGCAGACGGGCGACTGAAAACATTGAATTTTGTCATTAACGACGCTGCTTACCTTGATGCCATACTGACTTGTGGTGAACGTGTAGACGGATCAAGCCTTTTCCCATTTATCGAAGCGGGCAGTAGCGACTTGTATGTAGTGCCGCGTTTTTGCACAGCCTTTATCGATCCTTTTGCTGAAACTACAACACTTTCCATGCTTTGCTCTTACTTCAATAAAGATGGCGAACTTCTGGAAAGCTCACCGGAATATACGTTGCGTAAAGCTTGCAAAGCCTTTACTGATGTAACCGGAATGGAATTCCAGGCTATGGGCGAATTGGAATATTATGTAATATCAGAAGATAGTGGACTGTTTCCTGCCACTGACCAACGTGGCTATCATGAATCTGCTCCTTATGCCAAGTTCAATGACTTCCGTACCGACTGTATGCTGCATATTGCAAAGGCGGGCGGACAGATCAAATACGGGCATTCCGAGGTAGGTAACTTCACGCTTGACGGTAAAATCTATGAGCAGAATGAAATTGAATTCCTGCCGGTACGTGCCGACCTGGCTGCCGATCAGTTGATGATTGCGAAATGGGTTATCCGTAATCTGGCCTATCAATACGGGTATGACATTACGTTTGCTCCGAAAATAACAGCCGGAAAGGCCGGTTCAGGATTGCATATCCATATGCGTATTATGAAAGACGGTCAAAACCAGATGTTGAAAGACGGTGTACTTTCTGAAACTGCCCGTAAGGCTATTGCGGGAATGATGGAGCTTGCACCTTCCATTACAGCTTTCGGTAATACGAATCCTACTTCTTATTTCCGTTTGGTGCCGCATCAGGAAGCTCCGACAAATATTTGTTGGGGTGACCGTAACCGTTCCGTATTGGTACGTGTTCCGCTTGGATGGTCGGCAAAAACAGATATGTGTATGCTGGCTAATCCGTTGGAAGCTCCCAGCCACTATGATACAACACAGAAACAAACTGTGGAAATGCGTTCTCCGGACGGTTCTGCCGATTTGTACCAACTGATAGCCGGATTGGCCGTAGCATGTCGTCATGGTTTTGAAATTGAAAATGCTTTGGAGATTGCAGAAAAGACCTATGTGAATGTGAATATTCATAAGAAGGAAAATGAGGATAAGCTGAAACAATTGGCTCAACTCCCTGATAGCTGTGCCGCTTCTGCCGATTGCCTGGAAAAACAGCGTGCTATTTTCGAACAGTATCATGTATTTAGTCCTGCAATGGTCGATGGAATTATCAGTAAATTGCGTTCCTATGAAGATCGTACCTTGCGTAGTGAGGTACGTGACAATCAGGAGGAAATGCTAAAACTGGTTAATAAGTATTTCCATTGCGGATAA
- a CDS encoding beta-ketoacyl-ACP synthase III, producing MEKINAVITGVGGYVPDYILTNDEISKMVDTTDEWIMGRIGIKERRILHEEGLGTSYMARKAAKQLMQRTNSQPDEIDLVIVATTTPDYRLPSTASILCERLGLKRAFAFDVQAVCSGFLYALETGANFIRSGNYKKIIVVGAEKMSSIIDYTDRATCPIFGDGAAAFMLEPTTEDLGVMDSVLRTDGKGLPFLHIKAGGSVCTPSYYTLDNHMHYIYQEGRTVFKYAVANMANACEAVIERNHLSKDDIDWVIPHQANQRIITAVTQRLEIPTEKVMVNIERYGNTSAATLPLCIWDFEDKLKKGDNLIFTAFGAGFAWGAIYVKWGYDGKKE from the coding sequence ATGGAGAAAATAAACGCAGTAATTACAGGAGTCGGAGGATATGTACCCGATTATATCCTAACCAATGATGAGATTTCCAAAATGGTCGATACCACCGATGAATGGATTATGGGGCGTATAGGCATAAAGGAAAGGCGTATTTTGCATGAAGAGGGACTGGGAACTTCGTATATGGCCCGCAAGGCTGCCAAACAGTTAATGCAACGTACGAATTCTCAACCGGATGAAATTGATCTGGTGATTGTAGCTACTACCACTCCTGACTATCGTTTACCTTCTACAGCCTCCATCTTGTGTGAGCGATTGGGATTGAAACGTGCTTTTGCTTTCGATGTGCAGGCGGTTTGCAGCGGTTTCCTGTATGCACTGGAGACGGGAGCAAACTTTATTCGCTCGGGAAACTACAAGAAGATTATCGTGGTAGGAGCTGAGAAAATGTCTTCAATCATAGACTATACCGATCGTGCCACTTGTCCCATTTTCGGTGATGGGGCGGCAGCCTTCATGCTGGAACCTACTACGGAAGATTTAGGTGTAATGGATTCAGTGCTGAGAACAGATGGTAAGGGACTACCTTTCCTACATATTAAAGCGGGTGGCTCTGTATGTACTCCTTCGTATTATACGCTGGATAATCACATGCATTACATTTATCAGGAAGGGCGTACGGTTTTCAAATATGCCGTGGCCAATATGGCTAATGCTTGTGAAGCTGTCATTGAAAGAAACCATTTAAGTAAAGACGATATTGACTGGGTAATTCCCCACCAGGCCAACCAACGCATTATCACTGCTGTAACGCAACGTCTGGAGATTCCAACCGAGAAAGTGATGGTTAATATAGAACGTTATGGCAATACGAGTGCCGCCACACTTCCGCTTTGTATCTGGGATTTTGAAGATAAGCTAAAGAAAGGCGATAACCTCATCTTTACAGCATTTGGGGCAGGGTTTGCCTGGGGTGCTATTTATGTAAAGTGGGGATATGACGGAAAAAAGGAATAG